CAAACTgggtaaatattgaaaaagtattactcttatttaattagatattcactttaaactttataataaaatttatggttTGTAAATAGAATTTCGCTCATATGGCTTCTTtgtcttacattttttttaaccgtTCGCACAAACGCCAGGTGCGTTATTTGCAATACGTGAGgtcaaatatagatattttgaaATGCTTGTAGCAtgacgatattatatatttacatctaaaatttttaaagtaattcattttattatttttaaatatttatatattattgattataaagtatttcaataaattttggaATAGTTGCATGCAGATACAGAGTCAGTTTaatctatgaaaataaaatgcaaattatgTAATTTCTTTCAGATTAACTGCTACTTTGATAACAGGATTCAAAAAGATTTAGCAATTACTGTTGATTCTCTTCTGAATATAATTTCTCATTTACGAGAAAATTTTAGTTTAGACGAGTCCAAATCTTCACTACTGGATGCAATTACAATTGAGGACTTTGtacttgaaaaatatccagCTTTTAGATTTGAAAATGGAAAAACTGAACCTCGTACCGAGGAAGAAATATACTTGGCTGCAACATTGCttctatattttgtttgtgttaatTCTAAAGATATGAACATGAAGAGTGCTATGTGTAATAAGTTGTGTGCAGCTGATCAGGAAACTATATTGAAATTCAGCAAATGTTTAATGCAATGTCCTGTAATCACATCCTCAGATGTTTTGGCAGCTATTACAGGTAGCttatttgtaacataaaaaaaatatataaatttcagtttaatatataatgaattccATTAATGAACATTAGGGCTGACCTAGTATGTTACTAATACTTGGATTAAGCGACTCTGCTCTTTCATAACACTTCATACAATAACTTTAgagatgattataaataaactatataaaatagaattaaattattaagtgtgtgtttgtgtaaaattattattaagtaaaaactgCAGAACTTTATGGAACAAAGTTACACATATGTATAAGAGGAACTATTGTTTAACTATTCAGACTGAGTGATGTTACTTGTTtatctacattaaaaaaaaataaagctatgtcaattttcatatttataaaaacaacaaaattaaattattattaaaaatgtatatattccaCAAATTGCATAAGTTTGAACATTGATAAagtttttatgcatttttttagaGGCCTGCGGGCAGGATGTAGCTGCTGCTGAAATGAATCACAATAAAGTGGCAGAAACGCCTCCAGCCCTTCGTTCGTTACATGGTGAAGTAAGACGGTTACAGGCTGCACTTGACGCTGAGCGTTTTGATCGGACCTACCTTCAAGATGAACTTACTCggactaatttaaaaatggagaAACTTTGTGAgtgatttttttgtatgaaattttatttcccttttttattttagtattggaTAATATCTGAGCTAAGATGCTTTATTAAATAGGTCAGACATAGGTCAAATGTTCAAATCAAAATGAGGAATAATGATTTTTCAtggttaatttgaataattatacagaacataatatatagttacattTAATTCACAGTAAAAGACAAGGAGCAGTACAAGCAagatattaataacttaaaggCTAAGATATCCTCGTGCTGTGGACAAGAGAATGAAACAAAAGGCGAAGAGACTTTAAGCAACAATTCAGCCAAGTTACTTAAGCAGTTGGAGCAAACTGAACAGAGGTTGGTGAATGTTCAGGAGCAGTTGGAGGATGTGCAATATGAGAGAgacacatataaaaataaggtaGGTATCTTTGCAAAACATTATAACATATTCTTTCTGATATATGTTTTTTCCCTTTTTTATTAAGGTTCTGTAgttataacattataacataATCTATACACAAAAGTATTTTCAGAATTTATTGGTGGTTCTTTCAGAAAGGACTACTGCTTTTTCTATCTTAACTAGTGTAGACTTGtggtaataatattcaaataataaatgaagtatAAACTATGAAGTATGTACACTCTTGTTCTTCGGAAAGtatgtaaagccgttggtcctgtgcctgaacttttactggtcgtgtcggatttgcctcCCACGTCGAGAGTGAGCGAATACAGAGTAGACCTGTTTGCACAAACTTGAACACTATAATATGTCAGGACGGCatcatcaatattatatatttgaaagtttgtatgtctGTTACGCAATTGCGCAAAAACGGCTGCATGTATTTGCACAGATCTTACTGCTAAGTGGAAGCTGGCTGCCAGCCCCCTCCTTACACGCGGGGTAAGCCGCGTGCGGGTCCTAGTAGTTTAATAGAAAGAAAGtataaagagtattttatttattatgttaagtatttttatatttatattaatttataaaaatgctgCACGTTCCAACTAAAAACGGCAGACTTGAGTTTAAGTATCGTCTTTCACATCGACAGTTGGATGAACTGAAGCGCGAGCGAGATAAATGGTTTACTATAAGTCAGCAAGAGTCTAATCGCGCTTCGCAACTGGTTGAGGAGTTAGAGACAGAGCGTAGTCAAGTACATTCATTACGTGAGCTGGTCACGGAACTGAGACAGCACAACCGTCTTAATGGCTTTGATTCCAGTCAGCTGGAATGTGATGATGTAGATACAAGTGTACGGTCTTTGCCACATAATTCatgtaagttataaattaatatttatttaaaaaaaaaatacaaaaacgatATATGTATCTGTTATATAAACAGCTTTTTGCTGTGTTATCAAATatgtgtatgaaataaaattttagtcatTTACTGAAATTAgctgttgaaaaaaaattatactatacatGTTTCAGCAAACTAATGCTGATCgaatattatagttaatatatatcatCTATACTCACAAGGGTATCCCTTATatgaccaaaaaaaaattttttttgagtTTCGTAATGCATAccctctattttttttataaatgctaaaacatactcaaatatgaaatttcagCTGTTTAACATGATCGCAACCCGTGCCGACCAAgctacaaagtttattaaaagtcatCTATTTACCTGATAGTTTTGTCCGCtataaaactaacataaatatatatcaaactatatataaatacaacaaatgaagtgaataagaattaaaataaaataagataaacattattctttagttaaaaaaatgaaataataataataagtcagGGGTAACTGATcttaaatgtagttttttacagtctgcatacaaacttttatgttCCTGGACACAGTAcaacaaaaattgtttttactctATTTCAACTGTAATAATTCTGTTAAAATCTTACATTAATTTGATCGCCCTTTCAGCAGAGTCATTTACAACGATCAAACGACTTATTCTAATTTTAGTTTCCAAAAAAGTAGCATTACCATTCCAAGAAGAAAACTGTCGTCGATATGTAGTCGAGAAAGAAATAGTTTGCTCTTTTCCGACACAAAATCATCTagtgttttaaagaaaaaacaatttaaataacaaaaataaatacaccaaGTAATGTAAAAAACGCATAAAAAATTAGCTTATCGAACAATTTTTAGGTCAGTTCTTCCTTGGATGAAACTTAGCGTTTGCCAAAATCTGAGTTTTAATGTTTAAGTTGGAATCACATTCATCTGTTAATATCTTCATCATTAAAAAGTGATACAGTGACTGTCTCTTAACATAAATACCATGAGTGATGGCTAAATTtgcttatataaactttataaatttttacattaattttcatacTCTTTAAGCGCCTTTACGAAGCACACATTTTGGATAGGAGCTTTAGTCGCCTTAGTGCATTcgaacaaaacaaatcaaaatgattctaatattttattctttattcaagtaggctcataatagcacttttgaatcgtcgtgctgccactggttcggaaagtagagttTACCAAGAAGAATCGATAAGAAACTGAATTaagtcttttccaccatttaaattgtagaacttttgtcaataaagtacaattaaattaatatatatccttCATGTGAATCAAAAATACTAAGTCACCTCTTCTTTATCATTAATGTCTTGTAGgagtaatgtgtttttttaacgttaaatttaaattactattaataaaattataaatataggaaCGACTACATCCATCTCCAAGAAGGATGTTGAATACATTGTGaattcggaaactaggtgttagaagtttacctttcctcctcgagCCCATACAATGATGGTCTGGTCACTGCTTTTTTCGAAaggatgtataatattgtaaatatatgtaatattgttgtaaacatattacGTCGTAGCTTTAgttgttttaactttaatattttgccaTCCCAAAAGTCTGTGACTTCGTCAGGTACATTTTTCTGAAAGTCAGTCTTTTTTGCTTCTGTCCtggatttttttatcttcataataattCTCTGAACCgaggatttattaatttctgcTCAGAATAAGCGCTTCTAAAACCGAATGAAGAATATAAACGGAGTCTTATGGTTAATGGGCAAAGACCTAAAGATGCGTCAAGTTCAGgtgttataacattatttccaCCTCTTTTTGGGTCAGAAATGCCTTCGTCAGAATTTTTGCTTTGTCCCGAAATATAAAGCACTCCCTAATCACAAGATTTGCACTTTACTGACAGTCAGCTTAACTTCGCGAATACCGTACAATAAGACTGCGTGAACTTTTCGATTATATGGTAATTTTGcaccttttattttattgcactaataatcttaaaaacaacgtaaaaaatgaaaaataaaatgcgtAGTTAGAGGTCGCAGTAGAATATTATGGAGAAGTTTAAATCGCAAGTCGGCACGGGTTATCGTTAATAAATcgggcttatatttttttccagacAATATTGGGTTGTTACTAAAGTTTTAAGAAGGTatgcgtaaaaatatatcgaagttgaaatttaaGGGACACTCTAAATTActcattataaatgtaaaagtatctctgtctgtcgctctttcacggccaaaccaatgaacccaATTTGACGAATTTTggtttgaagcaagcttgaactccaagaaaggacataggctacttttttgcctcaTATATAACAACCAAACCCAAAAACATGAGCAaggccgcgggcgacaactagtttttatatatagagattatttttttgtgataaatttaCTTGATATTGATCGCAATTCTAAGAAACAAATTTGTTATACTCATTTTTGtatgccaatttttttttaattatgtaaaaatatttttaaaatgaagtaatgtaaaaatctttcaaaaattaatatttttcttatttagctATATGCAGTGAGGTTTGCGCAAATGTTATTGAGGTCCAGCTTAGTGAGGAACGCGCAAAAATAGTGCTTCTCAAACAACAGATAGAATCGTTACaggtaaacaataattaaaaataaattaatttgaaagttaTACTATGTAGTTATGAgaacaaaaaatgtaattgttgtcgTAGTTGTTTGATTATTTAAGTCTTTAGAATGCTTTTATTAGGTCTTTATTAGCCTTAATACTTGGTTTAATATGGGTTACAGGATCAATTAAATGATTTGACAAAGAAATCTGAAGAAGAAAGTCAAAATTTTGCGCAAATTATGAGCGAAAAAGACACggatatctttaatttaaaacatcgtATTAATGAGGAAATAGAAGAAAGGAATGCATTAAAATCCCATTATGAAAACGAATTCACAAAGTTAAATAATGAAGTCAACGAATTGGAACAGAGGTTAAGAGACACGGGAGAAAATTCGAGGAGAATAATCGATTCGAAAATGAAAGAGATACAAATATTACAGGAGGAGAAAATGTCACTTCTCCAAAGTTTATCTgatgaaatatcaaaatttgaTAACATCATTAAAGATCTTAAAACAGAAATAGATACAGAAAAGACATCTAAGTTTAAAATGAGGGATGAATACGAAAAACAAATGATGAAGCTAAAAGAAAAGGTGTCGAATAGAAATAATGAATTGGTAGAGTTGCAGAATAAGATTTTCGAAAAGGGTGAAATGATTGAGGAGCTGCAAGGCGACctaagaaaagaaaaagaattATCTAACAAGTATCTCAATGATGTCCAAAATTTGAATACTCAAATCCAagaaattgaaaatagtttaaagGAAAGGACTGACGAAGCATCAGATCTAAAGGAGCAATTGCAGCAATATATCACGTTCAATGAAACTTTGAATAAGGATATAAATCATGTTAGGTCTTGCCTATCAAAATCGAATAGAGAAAGCAAACATTTAGAAGAATGCaatgaaaaactaaatattgaattgaaaaatcGGGAAATTAAAATCGAACAGATAGAGAAAGAATTCGATTACCAAGGAGTTATATTTGacgaagaaaagaaaaaattgcAATACAGCCTAGACGAAATTAATGCAACAGTTGATGCCTTAAAAAATCAATTGcaaaatgaaatcgaatataaaataagcatTGAAGATGAAAGGCAGAATTTATcagacaatataaataaattagaaaaagaattaacaacaataaaatcagagaatataaaaattgataaggatttaattgaagaaaaagaaTTGAATGAAAAGCAAAAAGAAGAATGCGAGAAGTTGAATATAGTTATTAAACAACTAAATGAACAGGTATCTGAAAAAGAGTCTGCTTTAAATCTAACTAAAGAACTCTTGGCAAAACAAAAACGTGAATTTGATGAAGAGTTTTGCAAAAAAGAAGCCATTATTGATTCCACAAACAGTACTTTATCTACTGCTGTAGCAGAAAgagataatttaaaacataaattagatacaataattactgaaaaacagtatttattaaaagagaTTCATGACaaggaaattaatattttgacattacaaACTAAATTTGACCAGTTATCTAATTTAGCTGatgaaaataaaagtagtaaGTGAATGATTTATGATATACTTAATCATAAATGCCTTAATTTTCCcttctattaattatttatattaatcaatatgtttatttttcagttaTAAAAAGACTCGAAGaagatataatagaaaaaaatcaagcATATGATGCTCTGCAAAAGAACTTTGACAATGAAACTACTAAACTtatgacaaaattaaatgaaatggaAGTAACTATGAAAGATTTGAGATCAAAATCTAAAAATTGTATAGagaataatgaattacaaattgaattacttaaattaGACATAGAGAAATTACAAGCATTGTTACAAAGTGAACATGAAAAGACATTGGTCATGGAAAATGAGAAAACGATTTTAATTCAGCAGCTGGATCaaataaatgcttttaaaaatgaaattgaaaatgaatatttgaacaaatgtgctacattaaataatacaagtgCCCAGTTAACTGAGGATATACTGAAGAAAAATGAGGAGATAAATAAACTTAAGCTTGAAGttgatattttatctaaaaatattgcaGATAAAACTGGaggtaaaatttttaatatgatatttaataaaaatcaatataaaaagttaGAAAAGGTTTATGTTACATAGctcttgttttaaattattctagttattaagttttttgtgTGTTTGTTCCAGAAATAGACACTCTAAGGTGTAAAACTAATCAATTATTAGAAGACATCaatgagaaaaatatacaaattgagGAGTTAAGTTCAAAAGTTCAAACATTAGAATGTTTGATTGATGAATCtaaagatgaattaaaaaatgttataaataataacttgcaAGTAGTTGACGctttacaaaaagaaaataatcaattacaTTATACAATAGAGGAAGATAATAGCACTTATGAAATAATGGTTAAAGAAAAAGATCTGATTATAGAGAACCTTGAAAGGGAATTACAAAATAAGCTAGAAAGTCTAGAACAGTTAATGAAGGAGCATGAGAACGAAAAACTAGTGATAGAAAAGTTTAAAAGCAATATGCAGGAGCATATTAATACAAAGAACACTCAAATTAAGGAATTGACTGATAAAATACATGAATCAGAAGCTAGCTTGCAAGAAAAGGAATTATTGTTGAAAACTttgaattcaaaaattaatgttCTAACAGatgaaaaagataaattaaatgtagaaattaatttactaagaaAAACATGTTCTGAAAGTGCTAACACATGTGatcttttaaagaaaaatctcaTTGCAGAAAAAGCGGTGAGAGATTCTCTTGAAAATGAAAAGCAAGATTTAATTGATGAAAAcgaagatttattaaaaaaattagcaaGTGTTGAATCTGAATTCAAAAATGTTGTATCTGAAAAagaaagtttattaaatgaaaaagcaATTTTAGTGCAACAAATTATGGAGGAAAGATCTGTTCTGAAAATAGCAGATGAAGGAAAAGAAGCGATGCTAGCGGAGAAAAGAAAAATTGACAAACAGCTAGAAGaattaaaagaagaaaataatatgttggcACAGGCGAAAGATTGCCTCACGCAACAGCTTGTGGAAGAAAGACATTCTAAGGAATTAGCAGAACaagaaataaagaatattagcGAAATAAAAGCTGCTTTAGAAACAAAATTGAATGacgaaacaaaaattatattagatttagaagaaaaaaatcaaatcttaacaagagatattaatatttatagcaacAAATATGAAAACGAAAAATGTTTAGGTATAAGTTTGATAGATGATATTAATAAGCTAAAACAAGATATAGAAAAAATGTCTCATGAATATGAAAGTCTGGTCTCTAATTTGAAAGAATCAGAAAGAGAGTTGCTAGATCAGAAAAATACTGTAGAACTTTTAACGAAAAACAAAGCAACACTTGAACAAGAAAAAGAATCATTAACGAAAATGTGTGATGAGTTAAGAGATCAAATGCAAAAAAGTAATGAAATTCTTACtgcaaaaattaacaataagcaAGAAGAAATAGATGAActgaaaattgatttaaattcaatgaaatctGACTACAAAAGTATGTGTTTTttacttaaacatatattttgatttctttagaggataatttatatatttaaatattttatttcagctctagaagaaaataataagcAAATTAACACTGTTCTAAATTGTGGGTTTATCAAGATATTAGATACTATTAAAAAGGATGGAATATGCTTAGATGTTTTACAAAAGTTAGAACAttttgaacaaaaacaaaatattcaagcTGATGTGTGTTGTGATGTTCTTCTAAGTATCATTAGTGATTTATCCTCGGAGATAGCGATGAAGAAAGACATTGAAAATAAGTTGAAGGAAAATGATACAgttgttaaaaatgtatcagAATTGCTTGAGAACAAGGAGAAGCGGATTGCAGAGTTGGAGGATGAGATTAAGAATATTCAAAAAGAGATAGGCGAATCTAAAAAAGGTAAGggcatttttatatcaaatttcctCAGACAGTTAAATAATTGAGgaacatttaacattttactttttaattattgttactgtGTTAATTTCAAGTAAACTTAGCAGAAGAGGAAGTAAGTTTAAAgacatgtatttaaatttccttAGGAATTAAATTCGCGTACGTTATTCTTCGGTTTCAAACAATGTCAGTGCAGAATCTTTTTGTAgatttgtataaaaacattgtaaataatagaAACTTGGTGAATGAAAATATGCTTATACAGGCAGAGAGATGCTCTGGTAATTGATAATGCAGCTCTACCACTGTGGCAGAAATTAATGTACTACAAAGTACAATTACTATCAAAAGTTctgtattgttaaaatatagaGGTTACTACGAGTTTATGATTTCCATGTGTTTGTCACTAAGGGTGATATTCGGAATTCTTTTAAAACGGAAAATTATATAGAGAGGCCATTGTCTTCAGTGCTAAACCACGTCACGGCTAAACCATGTCATGTCATCACTCTGTCTGTctgagttattttcgcatttatagtattagttgttttttatttataaatattattcagccATGGGGGAAGGACCACCATTATTTGactaaatttaactaaatgtattgtatttcttatttttaattattatgcttatggttaa
The window above is part of the Vanessa tameamea isolate UH-Manoa-2023 chromosome 18, ilVanTame1 primary haplotype, whole genome shotgun sequence genome. Proteins encoded here:
- the LOC113400186 gene encoding uncharacterized protein LOC113400186 isoform X2; protein product: MNHNKVAETPPALRSLHGEVRRLQAALDAERFDRTYLQDELTRTNLKMEKLLKDKEQYKQDINNLKAKISSCCGQENETKGEETLSNNSAKLLKQLEQTEQRLVNVQEQLEDVQYERDTYKNKLDELKRERDKWFTISQQESNRASQLVEELETERSQVHSLRELVTELRQHNRLNGFDSSQLECDDVDTSVRSLPHNSSICSEVCANVIEVQLSEERAKIVLLKQQIESLQDQLNDLTKKSEEESQNFAQIMSEKDTDIFNLKHRINEEIEERNALKSHYENEFTKLNNEVNELEQRLRDTGENSRRIIDSKMKEIQILQEEKMSLLQSLSDEISKFDNIIKDLKTEIDTEKTSKFKMRDEYEKQMMKLKEKVSNRNNELVELQNKIFEKGEMIEELQGDLRKEKELSNKYLNDVQNLNTQIQEIENSLKERTDEASDLKEQLQQYITFNETLNKDINHVRSCLSKSNRESKHLEECNEKLNIELKNREIKIEQIEKEFDYQGVIFDEEKKKLQYSLDEINATVDALKNQLQNEIEYKISIEDERQNLSDNINKLEKELTTIKSENIKIDKDLIEEKELNEKQKEECEKLNIVIKQLNEQVSEKESALNLTKELLAKQKREFDEEFCKKEAIIDSTNSTLSTAVAERDNLKHKLDTIITEKQYLLKEIHDKEINILTLQTKFDQLSNLADENKSIIKRLEEDIIEKNQAYDALQKNFDNETTKLMTKLNEMEVTMKDLRSKSKNCIENNELQIELLKLDIEKLQALLQSEHEKTLVMENEKTILIQQLDQINAFKNEIENEYLNKCATLNNTSAQLTEDILKKNEEINKLKLEVDILSKNIADKTGEIDTLRCKTNQLLEDINEKNIQIEELSSKVQTLECLIDESKDELKNVINNNLQVVDALQKENNQLHYTIEEDNSTYEIMVKEKDLIIENLERELQNKLESLEQLMKEHENEKLVIEKFKSNMQEHINTKNTQIKELTDKIHESEASLQEKELLLKTLNSKINVLTDEKDKLNVEINLLRKTCSESANTCDLLKKNLIAEKAVRDSLENEKQDLIDENEDLLKKLASVESEFKNVVSEKESLLNEKAILVQQIMEERSVLKIADEGKEAMLAEKRKIDKQLEELKEENNMLAQAKDCLTQQLVEERHSKELAEQEIKNISEIKAALETKLNDETKIILDLEEKNQILTRDINIYSNKYENEKCLGISLIDDINKLKQDIEKMSHEYESLVSNLKESERELLDQKNTVELLTKNKATLEQEKESLTKMCDELRDQMQKSNEILTAKINNKQEEIDELKIDLNSMKSDYKTLEENNKQINTVLNCGFIKILDTIKKDGICLDVLQKLEHFEQKQNIQADVCCDVLLSIISDLSSEIAMKKDIENKLKENDTVVKNVSELLENKEKRIAELEDEIKNIQKEIGESKKEFSKQNDSYNTLIESKVSEITQLQSENQSLNIELNDLKVQLDVKVHSLKDKLVDNENLTDKLKETYENQIDNLNMMISKLTNYLKEKTTELEVMRVEKERLQNTIEDKNKALKSLEDDLIIQKQNQDKLITEFESERLVLKNMITVTESVMEDQKNSLNNVISEHVKSNEALERELTTVKAVLDSERSKFERELRENEIKAKTAFDTVFKDLSDVRKEKEVIENDFKSQINQLNDKIMSLEQGVLEKTCKIDTLNDENKQLIEKLEKHKEDIVLLEEKSNEWKIKKDSIEVEFESKLKRLNDDLGKQCKHANDLEVLLEIKSKENNEMDMKVHDLEEQIKKIVEEKEVVESDRSKYENEITELKADLENHIIEQNEICTELKNENVQLLEVIKEKKLEILKLEECLHSQMAQQNEDNIKEKINLANKCSILEEYQGKAETELENRQKEINILQEEIKTLTSKASEEVTQRDRILTEIKEEKDALINNLNDQLKQLQDSIDDLKTQVKIRETDIKIITNKLNERNQQEGIIKTLRKENEELYKAMGQIETFAVVSQDKSCPKCSGQADTNHRDLHLQVDNTSSDTHSSIESYKTISDLEKIIHDKNRTITSLQSDITYLKSLIAESENKLLDVSKDLEMSKENCQQLSNQLKKIVHQKNEEIAELKKQVTKMSVTENRASQIIKVSAKYQAIILKRIAEIKSNTVLKELTNFGNSNSDNDIRRSLNAGTITMEDLENFLETTERHIRRCSEKQVTLQKERDRLSDVNRINESEIINMRKFLTELSVSIKTFNSVRELYTQKLSRVISLQRTVRREILSLDGHITDSMMCKLERGYAAVMQDLSECALNLERWIERCISRTISAEKIKQAFTSDVDRVSLASGSFQNTSLEVQLDELQNSFQKLLEEVARAQKGEGAKDPQSVTVMEVRAEYEDKLNRMKAKMKQLCHEQIALFKEKHREEVESLELELQKAHHKLRESSRAYEEHIKSLTTDLWNVGEKFLVKKDEADWLRKKQNYGSLMSLQHVHSSGLAPQPEEPSRPSDTHSLRSLPVSKNNPKAEARALQMSDEEGEVFDNRCLRELRTPHEPRRLSELRWRNSLCPPHLKSSYPAETQFAPAVHEDDIKCTGNMSLGGKQRKEVGITVYKKPGPPTPSKQAGRLSATDSELRQSLRVEVDPSASRKTSTPSRIRSLFRSSKNDTTEGTPRSRRLSNIFRKK